A portion of the Nostoc sp. KVJ3 genome contains these proteins:
- a CDS encoding response regulator — MLKIVIVEPEIFTLLGIKSAIEKSPDIEVTGDATSGKLGFQLIEQTNPDVVLVDLLLPDMSGLELTSSIKRKTNSKVVIFTNQTHSDFIKSAFHHGADSYMLKSADVELIELAIKRAYFDECLLDPKLAKKLLKSLDKNRYIDPSFADKNLLDSPTERQIQVLRLLAQGLGFEQIAREMFLSVSTVKRYASDLYSKWHVKNSYEAIKRGAMLGYIDYNLIVNE, encoded by the coding sequence ATGCTGAAAATAGTAATTGTTGAACCAGAAATATTCACACTCTTAGGCATCAAAAGCGCTATTGAAAAATCTCCAGATATAGAAGTAACTGGTGATGCCACCAGTGGAAAGCTAGGGTTTCAGCTAATTGAACAGACTAACCCTGATGTTGTGTTAGTTGATTTACTCTTACCCGACATGAGTGGTTTAGAACTGACTAGCTCAATCAAAAGAAAGACTAATAGTAAAGTGGTAATTTTTACTAATCAGACTCATTCCGACTTTATTAAGTCAGCTTTCCATCATGGGGCTGATTCTTATATGCTCAAAAGTGCTGATGTAGAATTGATTGAACTAGCCATCAAGAGAGCTTACTTTGATGAATGCCTGCTTGACCCGAAGCTGGCTAAAAAACTGTTAAAAAGCCTTGATAAAAATAGATATATTGACCCTAGTTTTGCTGATAAAAACTTGCTTGACTCTCCCACCGAACGACAAATACAAGTCCTGCGTTTACTGGCTCAGGGTTTAGGTTTTGAACAGATTGCCAGAGAAATGTTTCTCTCTGTTAGTACAGTCAAACGTTATGCCAGTGATTTGTACAGTAAATGGCACGTCAAGAACAGTTATGAGGCTATCAAAAGAGGGGCGATGCTTGGTTATATCGACTATAACTTGATTGTGAATGAATGA